One segment of Panicum virgatum strain AP13 chromosome 3K, P.virgatum_v5, whole genome shotgun sequence DNA contains the following:
- the LOC120697243 gene encoding myb-related protein MYBAS1-like isoform X1, whose product MSMFSRNKKLDGQQKIITRCGGAAPAPAMRKGPWTEEEDAQLVRFVRLFGERRWDFLAKVSGLRRTGKSCRLRWVNYLHPDLRRGRITADEERLIVQLHAQWGSRWSRIARSLPGRTDNEIKNFWRTRTRKKALQERRHNSGGGKTSASASPLSSATTSSCCPGSPNSGEDTQSSSAPPSDDDSALREGSGGDGDDAELEEASTAAAAASQHEEPAEYCCTMDQLWNEIAAADAAASYVLDSWGAGHCYYGAAAEPPPMPSSPVWEYSSDYSLWRIDDEEYYREMLDAS is encoded by the exons ATGTCCATGTTCAGCAGGAACAAGAAGCTGGATGGCCAGCAGAAGATCATCACCagatgcggcggcgcggccccggcGCCAGCGATGCGGAAGGGCCCCtggacggaggaggaggacgcgcaGCTGGTACGGTTCGTCCGCCTGTTCGGCGAACGCCGATGGGATTTCTTAGCAAAGGTGTCAG GTCTGAGGCGCACCGGCAAGAGCTGCCGCCTCCGGTGGGTCAACTACCTCCACCCggacctccgccgcggccgcatcACCGCCGACGAGGAGCGCCTCATCGTCCAGCTCCACGCGCAGTGGGGCAGCAGGTGGTCGCGCATCGCCAGGAGCCTCCCCGGCCGCACCGACAACGAGATCAAGAACTTCTGGAGGACGCGCACCAGGAAGAAGGCGCTCCAGGAGAGGCGGCacaacagcggcggcggcaagacgtcggcgtcggcgtcgcctcTGTCCTCTGCGACGACGTCCTCCTGCTGCCCCGGCTCTCCGAACAGCGGCGAGGACACGCAgtcctcgtcggcgccgccgtccgaCGACGATTCAGCGCTCCGtgaaggcagcggcggcgacggcgacgacgccgagctcgaggaggcgtcgacggccgccgccgcggcgagccaGCACGAGGAGCCGGCGGAGTACTGCTGCACCATGGACCAGCTGTGGAACGAGATCGCGGCAGCCGACGCAGCGGCGAGCTACGTGCTCGACAGCTGGGGAGCTGGCCATTGTTATTATGGCGCTGCCGCCGAGCCACCGCCGATGCCGTCGTCGCCGGTGTGGGAGTACAGCTCGGATTATTCGCTCTGGAGGATCGATGACGAAGAATACTACAGGGAGATGCTCGACGCCTCCTGA
- the LOC120697243 gene encoding myb-related protein MYBAS1-like isoform X2 has translation MRRRGPGASDAEGPLDGGGGRAAGLRRTGKSCRLRWVNYLHPDLRRGRITADEERLIVQLHAQWGSRWSRIARSLPGRTDNEIKNFWRTRTRKKALQERRHNSGGGKTSASASPLSSATTSSCCPGSPNSGEDTQSSSAPPSDDDSALREGSGGDGDDAELEEASTAAAAASQHEEPAEYCCTMDQLWNEIAAADAAASYVLDSWGAGHCYYGAAAEPPPMPSSPVWEYSSDYSLWRIDDEEYYREMLDAS, from the exons atgcggcggcgcggccccggcGCCAGCGATGCGGAAGGGCCCCtggacggaggaggaggacgcgcaGCTG GTCTGAGGCGCACCGGCAAGAGCTGCCGCCTCCGGTGGGTCAACTACCTCCACCCggacctccgccgcggccgcatcACCGCCGACGAGGAGCGCCTCATCGTCCAGCTCCACGCGCAGTGGGGCAGCAGGTGGTCGCGCATCGCCAGGAGCCTCCCCGGCCGCACCGACAACGAGATCAAGAACTTCTGGAGGACGCGCACCAGGAAGAAGGCGCTCCAGGAGAGGCGGCacaacagcggcggcggcaagacgtcggcgtcggcgtcgcctcTGTCCTCTGCGACGACGTCCTCCTGCTGCCCCGGCTCTCCGAACAGCGGCGAGGACACGCAgtcctcgtcggcgccgccgtccgaCGACGATTCAGCGCTCCGtgaaggcagcggcggcgacggcgacgacgccgagctcgaggaggcgtcgacggccgccgccgcggcgagccaGCACGAGGAGCCGGCGGAGTACTGCTGCACCATGGACCAGCTGTGGAACGAGATCGCGGCAGCCGACGCAGCGGCGAGCTACGTGCTCGACAGCTGGGGAGCTGGCCATTGTTATTATGGCGCTGCCGCCGAGCCACCGCCGATGCCGTCGTCGCCGGTGTGGGAGTACAGCTCGGATTATTCGCTCTGGAGGATCGATGACGAAGAATACTACAGGGAGATGCTCGACGCCTCCTGA
- the LOC120697244 gene encoding uncharacterized protein LOC120697244 yields MAMEPLPLFVGDGTDAALFSSFWSSFPDDLQQPPQESVAELKQSLVATTLELEAAREELKKKEQSIAKLADLVRQVVKERDDARDQLQQLHLLAAAAPAPAAPPQPLVTSSVTDSDCSLVSSPVDPFFDPVTSADRRCKHSPATPPPPSAAAKQQCQPGANAVGSAADAVLDMLASKRPLPQKGRLLAAVMEAGPLLQNLLVAGQLPRWRNPPTVHAPDTLPLGARASYVSAPMAAGGANAVAAATTLGYAGSAACMKRPMMTAMPMLPLAPMAAANCSSGFIAKRQRLH; encoded by the exons ATGGCAATGGAACCACTCCCTCTCTTCGTGGGGGACGGCACGGACGCCGcgctcttctcctccttctggTCCTCCTTCCCGGACGATCTGCAGCAGCCCCCGCAAGAG AGCGTGGCGGAGCTGAAGCAGAGCCTGGTGGCCACcacgctggagctggaggctgccAGGGAGGAGCTCAAGAAGAAGGAGCAGAGCATAGCCAAGCTCGCCGACCTCGTCCGCCAGGTGGTCAAGGAGCGCGATGACGCGCGCGACCAGCTGCAGCAActccacctcctcgccgccgcagcgccggccCCCGCTGCCCCGCCACAGCCGCTCGTCACGTCCAGCGTCACCGACTCCGACTGCAGCCTGGTCTCCTCCCCCGTCGACCCCTTCTTCGACCCCGTCACCTCCGCCGACAGGCGCTGCAAGCACagccccgccacgccgccgcccccgtcgGCCGCCGCCAAGCAGCAGTGCCAGCCCGGCGCCAACGCCGTCGGGTCGGCGGCCGACGCCGTGCTCGACATGCTCGCCAGCAAGAGGCCTCTGCCGCAGAAGGGTCGCCTCCTGGCGGCCGTCATGGAGGCCGGGCCACTGCTGCAGAACCTGCTCGTCGCTGGGCAGCTCCCGCGGTGGCGCAACCCGCCCACGGTGCACGCCCCGGACACGCTGCCCCTCGGCGCCCGCGCGAGCTACGTCAGTGCGCCCATGGCTGCTGGCGGCGCCAACGCCGTGGCGGCCGCCACGACGCTGGGCTACGCCGGCTCCGCCGCCTGCATGAAGCGGCCAATGATGACGGCGATGCCCATGCTGCCGCTggcgcccatggccgccgccaacTGCTCGTCGGGGTTCATCGCCAAGCGGCAGAGGCTGCATTGA